The Gambusia affinis linkage group LG11, SWU_Gaff_1.0, whole genome shotgun sequence genome contains a region encoding:
- the LOC122839460 gene encoding trace amine-associated receptor 8a-like produces the protein MKNSEVAELCFPQQLNASCRKTMLPPSVSLLIYITLSFISLLTVTLNLLVIISISHFKRLHSPTNILLLSLAVSDCLVGFLISFQIVLIDGCWYLGDIMCALYVVLDYAITAASIGTMVLISVDRYMAICYPLHYSSKVTTERVKMCVSLCWVIAFLCHSLLLKDSLQKPGRYNSCFGECVVVLDYVGGIVDLLISFVGPVAAILILYVRVFVVVVSQARAMQSHAAAVSVQGSVKVTAKKSEMKAAVILGVVVVVFLMCTCPYFCVILMAEDAAVSASSVTFLLFYFNSTLNPLIYALFYPWFRKSVKLILTLQILKSDSSDIIVM, from the exons ATGAAAAACTCCGAAGTAGCTGAACTTTGCTTTCCACAGCAACTCAATGCATCATGCAGAAAGACCATGCTTCCTCCCTCAGTATCGTTGTTGATTTATATTACTCTGTCATTCATCTCTTTACTCACTGTGACACTCAACCTTCTGGTCATCATCTCTATCTCTCACTTCaa GAGGCTCCACAGCCCCACCAACATCCTGCTGCTCTCTCTGGCTGTCTCAGACTGCCTGGTGGGATTCCTCATTTCATTCCAGATAGTGCTGATAGATGGCTGCTGGTATCTTGGGGACATCATGTGTGCCCTCTATGTTGTTTTGGactatgccatcactgctgCATCAATAGGAACCATGGTGCTCATTTCAGTTGATCGTTACATGGCCATCTGTTACCCCCTGCATTACTCCAGCAAAGTCACTACAGAACGAGTGAAGatgtgtgtgtcactgtgttgggtgattgcttttctttgtcacaGCCTGCTCCTGAAAGACAGCTTGCAAAAACCAGGCAGGTATAATTCCTGCTTTGGAGAGTGTGTAGTTGTCCTAGATTATGTAGGAGGAATAGTTGATCTTTTGATATCTTTTGTTGGTCCAGTTGCTGCCATCCTCATTCTGTATGTGAGAGTGTTTGTAGTGGTTGTGTCTCAGGCTCGAGCCATGCAGTCTCACGCTGCAGCGGTCTCAGTCCAGGGCTCAGTGAAAGTCACAGctaagaaatctgaaatgaaggCAGCTGTTATCCTTGGGGTTGTTGTAGTTGTGTTTCTAATGTGCACCTGCccatatttttgtgttattctTATGGCAGAAGATGCAGCAGTCAGTGCTTCATCTGtgacttttcttctgttttattttaattccaccCTGAACCCTCTGATCTACGCCCTGTTTTATCCCTGGTTTAGGAAATCAGTTAAACTGATTCTTACATTGCAAATATTGAAGTCTGACTCATCTGACATTATTGTGATGTAA